One window of Pocillopora verrucosa isolate sample1 chromosome 9, ASM3666991v2, whole genome shotgun sequence genomic DNA carries:
- the LOC131780705 gene encoding matrilin-3-like yields the protein MLLQIVIFGWLFFIARAEFKCHEKIDMVILLDSSGSVSEEVFGKTKKFARDLVKLFDISKEKTNVAILTYSQYVRVLRRFDDEVSIESVLRAIDRARYEASFSRLDSALENVRYKIFKKEQGARSSSKGVKKVLVDVTDGFSSLGVEFTKKLAGSLKRTGLELFSVGTSDLQYKSEIEVLVSKPSKSHELFRDLRKSYFKKDEIEQFARDICKKQ from the exons GAGCAGAATTTAAATGCCACGAGAAAATAGACATGGTTATTCTGCTTGATAGCTCTGGAAGTGTGTCAGAAGAAGTATTTGGAAAGACCAAGAAATTCGCAAGAGATCTTGTTAAACtctttgatatttcaaaagaaaagacaaaCGTGGCCATCTTAACGTACAGCCAATACGTTCGAGTATTGAGGAGATTCGACGATGAAGTTTCAATAGAATCCGTCTTGAGAGCTATAGATAGAGCCAGATATGAAGCGTCGTTCTCTAGACTGGATTCTGCACTTGAAAATGTCCGGTATAAAATCTTCAAGAAGGAGCAGGGAGCAAGGTCCTCTTCAAAAG GTGTTAAGAAAGTTCTCGTGGATGTGACAGACGGTTTTAGTTCACTGGGAGTCGAATTCACAAAGAAGTTAGCCGGCTCTCTCAAGAGAACTGGCCTCGAGTTATTCTCGGTAGGAACCTCTGATCTCCAGtacaaaagtgaaattgaaGTACTAGTTAGTAAGCCGAGCAAATCTCATGAACTCTTCAGAGACCTTAGGAAGAGTTATTTTAAGAAAGATGAAATAGAGCAGTTTGCGAGAGACATTTGTAAAAAGCaatga
- the LOC131780329 gene encoding SH3 domain-containing kinase-binding protein 1 isoform X1: MSRKARVTFSYKPEQEDELTLEVGDIITNITDVDVGWCEGELNGKRGMFPDNFVEEFSTPGEEVANAAPLPSSNSKTGKKAKVAFDYEAQDADELTLHMGDVVDFMEEVEEGWWKGKLHGKVGVFPSNFVEMIEEEDTNPNQDKPAQIKTEKEPTVSHGRIGVAVLEDHDAGINKRHSGVEKAKQLPGGGMGFGNLVNPDMLAKKLKKVHHDEKKEKKDKLEDKNVPAEPSKTAATAKAPLGAKSRPAPPVPSTPPIVQPAKKLTERAKVMFDYEPENPDELKLREGDIVVVTNQNIPDTEGWWEGELNGIAGVFPSNFVELLPVGAEEVLSKAPAPAPAPAPAPAPAPAPAPAPAPAPAPPQTHKKSVPVLPMKDELKKSPKLSRKHSPPVSPKEESNADAIPEVKKPVKDTSGEPPAPVPAKPKPPVAGQKPVLPLKKPLPIHKKPATKGIPKKPEKKAEIENSSVAKSTEEMKDLVDGLSAEKQLSQEEGISKPPEIKMENVEEGVSLDDIPATETLNHLTANRAKNLQKRPPSKEGRTDSARLSGGLLEEQIAETNKQPPERPKEPPREPSWKKEVREAREKKQVAEEKPPPLRSSKTEALEKRKSLKEEVPVPPVQKVEPFTTASGEVEKLRKEIVELREMMANMDKKHDDAIKRMEEKFTLEIEGLTNDFDEERKRNAALKVEIDRIKRRNARHDTGTSA, from the exons ATGA GTCGGAAAGCACGCGTTACTTTTAGCTACAAGCCCGAACAGGAAGATGAACTAACCTTGGAAGTTGGAGACATCATTACTAATATAACTGATGTGGACGTTGGTTGGTGTGAGGGAGAATTGAACGGAAAGAGGGGAATGTTTCCAGATAATTTCGTCGAGGAGTTCAGCACGCCTGGCGAGGAAGTAGCAAATGCTGCACCACTTCCGAGCTCCAATTCTAAAACAG GAAAGAAGGCCAAAGTAGCATTTGATTATGAGGCACAAGATGCTGATGAATTGACATTACATATGGGAGATGTTGTGGATTTTATGGAGGAAGTAGAAGAAGGCTGGTGGAAAGGCAAATTGCATGGAAAAGTTGGTGTCTTTCCATCTAATTTTGTTGAAATGATTGAGGAAGAGGACACCAATCCAAACCAAGACAAGCCAGCACAGATAAAAA cTGAAAAAGAGCCAACTGTCAGTCATGGTCGAATAGGAGTTGCAGTACTCGAGGATCATGATGCTGGTATCAATAAAAGACATTCTGGTGTAGAAAAGGCTAAGCAGTTGCCTGGAGGGGGTATGGGATTTGGTAACCTCGTTAACCCCGACATGCTTGCTAAGAAACTCAAGAAAGTCCATCATGAcgaaaagaaggagaaaaaagacaaacttgaAGATAAAAATGTTCCTGCTGAACCAAGCAAGACTGCTGCCACTGCAAAGGCACCTTTG GGTGCCAAATCAAGGCCTGCACCCCCTGTTCCATCCACTCCTCCAATAGTTCAACCAG ccaaGAAACTGACTGAACGTGCAAAAGTCATGTTTGATTATGAGCCTGAAAATCCTGATGAACTTAAATTAAGAGAAGGAGATATTGTCGTTGTTACGAACCAAAACATTCCTGACACAGAGGGCTGGTGGGAAGGAGAGCTAAATGGAATAGCTGGTGTCTTCCCTTCTAACTTTGTTGAACTGCTACCAGTAGGTGCAGAAGAAGTTTTATCAAAG gctcctgctcctgctcctgctcctgctcctgctcctgctcctgctcctgctcctgctcctgctcctgctcctgctcctgccCCACCTCAGACTCACAAGAAAAGTGTTCCAGTTTTGCCTATGAaagatgaactgaaaaaatctCCAA AACTATCAAGGAAACATTCCCCTCCTGTCTCTCCTAAAGAAGAATCAAATGCTGATGCTATCCCAGAAGTCAAGAAACCTGTCAAAGATACAAGTGGGGAGCCCCCAGCTCCAGTGCCAGCCAAACCAAAGCCACCAGTGGCAGGTCAGAAGCCTGTTTTACCACTCAAGAAACCTTTACCAATCCATAAGAAACCTGCCACTAAAGGTATACCAAAGAAGCCTGAGAAGAAAGCTGAGATTGAAAATAGTAGTGTTGCTAAGAGTACTGAGGAAATGAAGGATCTTGTTGATGGCCTTTCGGCAGAGAAGCAACTATCACAGGAAGAAGGGATCAGTAAACCTCCTGAGATCAAGATGGAAAATGTAGAAG AAGGAGTGTCCTTAGATGACATCCCAGCCACAGAGACATTAAATCACCTGACTGCCAACCGAGCAAAGAATCTGCAGAAGAGGCCACCATCCAAG GAAGGACGAACGGACTCAGCTCGCTTAAGTGGAGGCTTACTAGAAGAGCAAATAGCG GAAACTAACAAACAGCCTCCAGAGCGTCCTAAAGAACCGCCTAGAGAACCTTCCTGGAAAAAAGAAGTTAGGGAAGCTCGGGAAAAGAAACAGGTTGCAGAAGAAAAG ccaCCTCCTTTGCGGTCGTCCAAAACGGAGGCACTAGAGAAACGAAAATCTCTAAAAGAAGAAGTGCCCGTACCACCAGTCCAAAAAGTTGAGCCTTTTACAACAGCGTCAGGTGAGGTGGAGAAGCTGCGAAAGGAGATTGTGGAGCTACGAGAGATGATGGCTAATATGGATAAGAAACATGACGATGCTATCAAGAGAATGGAGGAAAAGTTTACCCTGGAAATAGAAGGACTCACAAATGACTTTGATGAAGAAAGGAAACGCAATGCAGCGCTCAAGGTGGAAATAGACAGAATTAAAAGGCGTAATGCTCGCCATGATACTGGAACCTCAGCTTGA
- the LOC131780329 gene encoding SH3 domain-containing kinase-binding protein 1 isoform X2, whose product MSRKARVTFSYKPEQEDELTLEVGDIITNITDVDVGWCEGELNGKRGMFPDNFVEEFSTPGEEVANAAPLPSSNSKTGKKAKVAFDYEAQDADELTLHMGDVVDFMEEVEEGWWKGKLHGKVGVFPSNFVEMIEEEDTNPNQDKPAQIKTEKEPTVSHGRIGVAVLEDHDAGINKRHSGVEKAKQLPGGGMGFGNLVNPDMLAKKLKKVHHDEKKEKKDKLEDKNVPAEPSKTAATAKAPLGAKSRPAPPVPSTPPIVQPAKKLTERAKVMFDYEPENPDELKLREGDIVVVTNQNIPDTEGWWEGELNGIAGVFPSNFVELLPVGAEEVLSKAPAPAPAPAPAPAPAPAPAPAPAPAPAPPQTHKKSVPVLPMKDELKKSPKESNADAIPEVKKPVKDTSGEPPAPVPAKPKPPVAGQKPVLPLKKPLPIHKKPATKGIPKKPEKKAEIENSSVAKSTEEMKDLVDGLSAEKQLSQEEGISKPPEIKMENVEEGVSLDDIPATETLNHLTANRAKNLQKRPPSKEGRTDSARLSGGLLEEQIAETNKQPPERPKEPPREPSWKKEVREAREKKQVAEEKPPPLRSSKTEALEKRKSLKEEVPVPPVQKVEPFTTASGEVEKLRKEIVELREMMANMDKKHDDAIKRMEEKFTLEIEGLTNDFDEERKRNAALKVEIDRIKRRNARHDTGTSA is encoded by the exons ATGA GTCGGAAAGCACGCGTTACTTTTAGCTACAAGCCCGAACAGGAAGATGAACTAACCTTGGAAGTTGGAGACATCATTACTAATATAACTGATGTGGACGTTGGTTGGTGTGAGGGAGAATTGAACGGAAAGAGGGGAATGTTTCCAGATAATTTCGTCGAGGAGTTCAGCACGCCTGGCGAGGAAGTAGCAAATGCTGCACCACTTCCGAGCTCCAATTCTAAAACAG GAAAGAAGGCCAAAGTAGCATTTGATTATGAGGCACAAGATGCTGATGAATTGACATTACATATGGGAGATGTTGTGGATTTTATGGAGGAAGTAGAAGAAGGCTGGTGGAAAGGCAAATTGCATGGAAAAGTTGGTGTCTTTCCATCTAATTTTGTTGAAATGATTGAGGAAGAGGACACCAATCCAAACCAAGACAAGCCAGCACAGATAAAAA cTGAAAAAGAGCCAACTGTCAGTCATGGTCGAATAGGAGTTGCAGTACTCGAGGATCATGATGCTGGTATCAATAAAAGACATTCTGGTGTAGAAAAGGCTAAGCAGTTGCCTGGAGGGGGTATGGGATTTGGTAACCTCGTTAACCCCGACATGCTTGCTAAGAAACTCAAGAAAGTCCATCATGAcgaaaagaaggagaaaaaagacaaacttgaAGATAAAAATGTTCCTGCTGAACCAAGCAAGACTGCTGCCACTGCAAAGGCACCTTTG GGTGCCAAATCAAGGCCTGCACCCCCTGTTCCATCCACTCCTCCAATAGTTCAACCAG ccaaGAAACTGACTGAACGTGCAAAAGTCATGTTTGATTATGAGCCTGAAAATCCTGATGAACTTAAATTAAGAGAAGGAGATATTGTCGTTGTTACGAACCAAAACATTCCTGACACAGAGGGCTGGTGGGAAGGAGAGCTAAATGGAATAGCTGGTGTCTTCCCTTCTAACTTTGTTGAACTGCTACCAGTAGGTGCAGAAGAAGTTTTATCAAAG gctcctgctcctgctcctgctcctgctcctgctcctgctcctgctcctgctcctgctcctgctcctgctcctgctcctgccCCACCTCAGACTCACAAGAAAAGTGTTCCAGTTTTGCCTATGAaagatgaactgaaaaaatctCCAA AAGAATCAAATGCTGATGCTATCCCAGAAGTCAAGAAACCTGTCAAAGATACAAGTGGGGAGCCCCCAGCTCCAGTGCCAGCCAAACCAAAGCCACCAGTGGCAGGTCAGAAGCCTGTTTTACCACTCAAGAAACCTTTACCAATCCATAAGAAACCTGCCACTAAAGGTATACCAAAGAAGCCTGAGAAGAAAGCTGAGATTGAAAATAGTAGTGTTGCTAAGAGTACTGAGGAAATGAAGGATCTTGTTGATGGCCTTTCGGCAGAGAAGCAACTATCACAGGAAGAAGGGATCAGTAAACCTCCTGAGATCAAGATGGAAAATGTAGAAG AAGGAGTGTCCTTAGATGACATCCCAGCCACAGAGACATTAAATCACCTGACTGCCAACCGAGCAAAGAATCTGCAGAAGAGGCCACCATCCAAG GAAGGACGAACGGACTCAGCTCGCTTAAGTGGAGGCTTACTAGAAGAGCAAATAGCG GAAACTAACAAACAGCCTCCAGAGCGTCCTAAAGAACCGCCTAGAGAACCTTCCTGGAAAAAAGAAGTTAGGGAAGCTCGGGAAAAGAAACAGGTTGCAGAAGAAAAG ccaCCTCCTTTGCGGTCGTCCAAAACGGAGGCACTAGAGAAACGAAAATCTCTAAAAGAAGAAGTGCCCGTACCACCAGTCCAAAAAGTTGAGCCTTTTACAACAGCGTCAGGTGAGGTGGAGAAGCTGCGAAAGGAGATTGTGGAGCTACGAGAGATGATGGCTAATATGGATAAGAAACATGACGATGCTATCAAGAGAATGGAGGAAAAGTTTACCCTGGAAATAGAAGGACTCACAAATGACTTTGATGAAGAAAGGAAACGCAATGCAGCGCTCAAGGTGGAAATAGACAGAATTAAAAGGCGTAATGCTCGCCATGATACTGGAACCTCAGCTTGA